In the Leptotrichia sp. oral taxon 223 genome, AAAATATAGAAAAAAGGAGAATGAACTTATGCAGATATCAAGTAGATTTACGATAGCACTACATATTTTTGCTTGTGTAGAGGTATTTAAAGATGAGTACAAAATTACAAGTGATTTTCTTGCTGGGAGTATAAATACAAATCCTGTTATTATAAGAAAAATTTTGACAAAATTAAAAAGTGCGGGATTGATAACAGTTGCAAGAGGAACTGGAGGAATTGAAGTGACAAAACCTCTAAAGGAAATAACATTTTATGATGTATATGTGGCAATAGAACCATTGGAAGATAATGAATTGTTTAATTTTCATAAAAATCCGAATCCAGAATGTCCTGTGGGAAAAAATATTCATAAATTGCTTGACAGAAAACTTGAAACAATACAGAAGGTTATGGAAGATGAAATGAAAAAATATACACTGGAAGGTCTTAAAGATGAGATGCAGGAGATTTTAGGAAAAAAAGACTAAATTTAAAATAACAAAATTGAGGAAAATATTTGTGAAATTATAGAAATTATTTGAATGAATAATGGAAGGAAGGTAGAGTTATGGAAAAGAATAAAGAGCAGGAAAAAAGGCTTGATTATCTTTTAGAAGAGTTCAAAGCTGATTCAGTTGAATATAAAGATATAGAAGTTCCAGAAGATATAAATGGAAAACGTTGTATTTTAAGGTCTTTAATGAATGTCCGTATGCCTAAGAAAATGTCAGATTCAGTATTGAAGGTACAAGATGAATATTTATCTGTCTGTGCTGAGGAAAAAGGTATTGTCCAGCTTTCAGATATTCCTGTAACTAAAGGGAATATTTCTATATGGCAGGGAGATATTACAAGGCTTGAAGTGGATGTCATAGTAAATGCGGCAAATTCTCAAATGTTAGGATGTTTTATACCGATGCACATGTGCATTGATAACCAGATTCATACTTATGCAGGAGTACAGCTTAGGGAAGAATGCAGTCATAAAATGAAGGAATTAAGGGCAAAATATGGAAGTCATTACGAGCAGCCAACATCTGTTCCTATGATTACAAATGCCTACAATCTTCCTGCAAAAAATGTAATTCATGTAGTCGGTCCAATAGTAAGAAATAGACTGACAGCAGAATTAGAACAGGAATTGGCAGATTGCTATACAAACGTTTTAAATATGTGTCTGGAAAATAATTTGAAAAGTGTAGCATTTTGCTGTATTTCGACTGGAGTATTTCGTTTTCCGAATAAAAGGGCGGCAGAAATTGCTGTGGATACAGTACAAAAATGGTTAGTGGAAAATCCAAATGCTATGGAAAGGGTGATTTTTAATGTTTTTAAAGAGGAAGATAAAAAATATTATGAAGAAATCTTACAGTAGAAGAAATGGATATTTAGAAACACTTCAAAAAGGATTGGTGGTATTGGGGACTTTTGAAAATAAGTTTTCATTAGGAAAAGGTTCGAGAGAAGAACGAATAGAACTTTTGAAAAATGAAATTCAAAATGCGGATGCTATCCTAGTAGGTGCTGGTTCAGGATTATCAACTTCGGCAGGTTTTACATATAGCGGAGAAAGATTTGAAAAATACTTTTTTGACTTTATAAAGGAATATGGCATTACAGATATGTATTCAGGTGGATTTTATCCATTTCCAAATGATGAAATCCGTTGGGCTTGGTGGGCAAGACACATATATTTTAATCGTTATGTGAAAGCTCCAAAACCTGTCTATAATGAATTATTTTCACTTTTAAAAGATAAAGATTATTTTGTTATTACAACAAATGTGGATCATCAATTTCAAAAGGCAGGATTTGATAAAAAGAGACTTTTCTATACGCAAGGAGATTACGGTTTATTCCAAAGTGTGAATCCGCAGATACAAAAAACCTATGATAATGAAGAATGGGTAATGAAAGCGATGGAAGCACAAGGATTTGTAAAAGATGGAAATGGAGTATTCGGCATTCCTACGAATGGAGAAATTCTTATGAGAATACCGGCAGAATTAATTCCTAAATGCCCTGATGACAGCTCAGATATGACAACTAATCTTCGGGCTGACAGTTCATTTGTAGAAGATGAAGGATGGTATACAGCTGCTGAAAAATATTCAGAATTTCTTGAAAATCACAAAAATATGCACATTTTGTTTCTAGAATTAGGAGTTGGAGCAAACACGCCTGTAATCATTAAGTATCCCTTCTGGTATATGACGATGGAAAACAAAAAAGCTGTTTATGCCTGTATAAATTACAGGGAAGCATTTTGTCCGATTAAACTTGAAGATAGAAGTATTTGTTTAGATGGGGATATTGGGGAAGTTTTGGGTGAAATATATAAAAAAATTGAAGAAGATATTTAAAATTTTTTTCATTTTCCAGTTGATAAAATCTGTATCAATTGATATTGAAAATAAAATATCAAAAAAATAAAAGATGTGCTGGATTTTATTGAACCTTTTTAGTATAATTACTATTATGGATTCAGATACAAGGAGAAGGAGTAAGATGAAAAAAGACAGATTAGTAGGCTTTTTTGATGGAGTTATAGCGATTATAATGACAGTCTTAGTATTGGAGCTGCCTAAAATAAAAGGCACAACATTGGCAGCCATTTGGGAAAATAGAGTAAATTATTTTGCATATATAACGACATTTATACTGTTTGTAATATTTTGGGATACTCATCATATGATATTTGACAAGGTTGAGAAAATAAATTCTAAAATAGTTAAAATACAGATGCTTTTATTGTTTTTGAATACGCTGTTTCCATATATAACATTGTGGGTTTCTGAAAATCCTTACAGCTATTTGGTGGAATGTGTATATATATTTTTTCTGTTGGGAGAGAATATCATTTATTCGTGGCTTTGTAATGAACTTGTGAAGGCAGATTCCGAAAATATAAAGCTAAAGAAAACAGTAATAAGTCTTAAAAGACACAAAATAACAACGATTTTACAAATTTCTTCTTTTATAATAGGTCTATTTAATCCAATGCTTATGCTAGTAATAGGATTTATTTCATTGTCAATATGGTATATTCCAATGCCTAAACTGAAAAAAAAGAAATATTAAAACACGTTAAAAAACTGATGGAGATATTTTAGATAAAATAAATGAAGGAGTGGAAAATGAACTACAAACTTGTATTAATAGACTTGGATGACACACTTTTTGATTATCCAAAAACTGAAAAAGAGGCATTTAGGAGAACGTTTGAAGAATTGGGATTTTTTGCAGAAAGTGAATTGGGGCAGAAGAAAAAAGAAGAAATTTATGAGAAGATAAAAGATAGATATAAAGATGTGAATTTGCAGTTGTGGAAGGATTTGGAAAAAGGGGCTGTGGATAAGGATAGATTAAAGGTTGTGAGATTTGAAAAAATAATTGAGGAATTTGATTTGAAATATAATCCGTACAAAATGAGCGAGCTTTACTTGAAAAAACTGGGAGAAGGGATTTTTCCTTTTGAAGCAACTGAAAAACTATGTGAATATTTACATTCAAAATATAAAGTCGGAATTGTAACTAATGGTATAAAGGAAGTCCAGTATCCAAGAATAGAAAATTCTGTAATTGCAAAATACATTGATAAAATCATTATTTCCGATGAAGTTGGAGTAAATAAGCCTGATAAACGAATATTTGAATATGCAATAAATTATTTTCAAATAATGGACAAAGCCGAAGTTATAATGATAGGTGATTCATTAGGAGCAGATATAAAGGGAGGACAAAACGCTGAAATTGATACTTGCTGGGTAAATTTACGAAATAATGTAAATGATGCTGGAATAATTCCCAAATATGAAATAGGCAACCTGGAAGAATTATTTGAAATATTATAAATTTACTTAAAACTTTACTGAATTTATAAGAAAAATAAAATTTTTTTATAGTAAAATGACTAGAGAGTCAATTTTTTAAAAAATATAGTTTTTGTTTAAAATTCATCATAATTGTTTTATAAATATTTTTTTATAATTTTTAAGTTGTTTTATTTATCCAACTGTGAAACTCATGTTTTCAATCTTTAAACAGTCATAGTTGAACAAATAAAAAAGCCGTCGATTTATTAAGCTAAAATTAAAATTTGAGAGCGGGTGTACAGAGGTATGGCGTTTGATACACCTGCGTAAAAAATCAGAAAATAAAAAACAAGAAAAAAATTATTGAATAAAATAACTTGAAATCAAAATTAGGGGAAATAATTTGTCTTAATAATTCAAGAGAAGATTTTTAGTAAATATTAGTAAAAAAATTTGTAAGAAGGAGGATAATGTAGATGATTGAAAAAAGAAAAAGATTTTTGTTTTTAATTATTTTTCTTTTGGTAAATAGTTTTGGGTTTTCTGAAAGCCTGAAAGATGAAAATTATTTTGTGCTAAAAAATGAGAAAAAAGATGAACAAAATTTGGAAAAAAATAAGGAAGAGAAAGAAAAGAGATTCTTGGAAAATGAACTTAAGATGGAATCATATAAGAATACTGTAAATAATGAAAAAAATTTAGAAAATAAAAAAAGTGAAATTCCTTTTAAGGATAAGAAAATTGGGCTGGTGCTTAGCGGAGGGACAGCGAAAGGGCTTGCTCATATTGGGATATTGAAGGTGCTGGATGAAGAGAAGGTGCCTGTGGAATATGCGACGGGAACAAGTATGGGAAGCATTATTGCTGGAATGTACAGTGTGGGCTATACTCCGCAGGAAATTGAGGAAATAGCAACGAGTATGGACTGGATAGGACTTTTTAGCGATAAAATCGAAAGAAAGGATAAGGGGGCTATAAGAAATTCGATTGAGGATAAAAATAGCACGGTAATTCCGATGAAAAATTTTATGCCAAAATTACCTAGTGGAGTTGTTGGGGGAAAGACTGCTAGCCAAAGGTTGAATGAAATTTTTTATGGAGCGTTAAGAGTACAGGATTTCAGAAAATTTCCAAGAAAATTTGCGGCAGTTGCGACTGACTTGGAATCTGGAGAAGGAGTTATGCTTGACAAGGGTTCAATTGCAACGGCTATTAGGGAAAGTTTGTCATTGCCGTCAATTTTTGCGCCTATCCGAGATGAGAAAAGGCTTTACATTGATGGAGGAGTTACTCGAAATTTACCTGTGCAGGATGTAAAAGTGCTTGGAGCAGATTATACAATTGGAGTGAATGTAGGAGATGGATTTACAAAAAGAGATGAGTCCAAAATGAACTTGATTGATGTAATTTCAGATTCTACAACAATTGCCGGAAGACAGGAAGTGGAGCGGCAAATCCGTATGCTTGACTTGTATATGAAACCAGATTTGGAAAAGTTCGAGTCCTATGATTTTTCAAAGGTGAAGGAACTTATTGCGGCTGGAGAGAAAATCGCAAGGGAGAATATAGATGAAATCAGAAAATTGTCAAATCCTGAACTTTATGAAAAGCTGGAGGAGAAACGGAAGGAGTTTAGACGGACTTGGAGCGATGAGTACAATATTACAGGAGTTGTGATAGAAGGGAACAAAAAATATAAAAAAGCGTATTTTGATAAATTTTTACCTAAGAAACTTGGCATTTTAAACAGGCTGGATATGGAAAAAATTGTTAATAATATTTATCAGAATGGTGATTTTACAACGGTTTATTATGAAGTCAAAGATAACGATCTGGTAATAAATGTGCAGGAAAAACCGAGCGACTATTTGACGCTTTCAGGAAACATAAACAATGAAGACTTGGCTACGGTAAATGTTGGATTTCAAGGGAGCAAGATTTTAAATAATACAAACGTCAGGTATTCAGTAAGCGGGACAGTTGCGAATGAATATGGGGCAAGAGGCAAGGCTACCGTTGAACTTGGAAAAAATTCAAAAGCGCTGGTTTACAGTGAATTTGAATACAAACGTGACATTATAAAAAATCAGAAGTACAATAATGGATATTTTGATTTTGAAAACAGGAAATTCAAATTTGGAACAGGAATCGGGTTTGAAATGTACAAAAATTTACTATTTTCAGTAGGTGGAGGTTATCAATTTTCAGATGTGACAAAACATGAAAATCATGATGAAAATGTAAGAAAATCATTCCCGTATTTTGAAGCGCAGCTGGATTACG is a window encoding:
- a CDS encoding Rrf2 family transcriptional regulator — protein: MQISSRFTIALHIFACVEVFKDEYKITSDFLAGSINTNPVIIRKILTKLKSAGLITVARGTGGIEVTKPLKEITFYDVYVAIEPLEDNELFNFHKNPNPECPVGKNIHKLLDRKLETIQKVMEDEMKKYTLEGLKDEMQEILGKKD
- a CDS encoding protein-ADP-ribose hydrolase yields the protein MEKNKEQEKRLDYLLEEFKADSVEYKDIEVPEDINGKRCILRSLMNVRMPKKMSDSVLKVQDEYLSVCAEEKGIVQLSDIPVTKGNISIWQGDITRLEVDVIVNAANSQMLGCFIPMHMCIDNQIHTYAGVQLREECSHKMKELRAKYGSHYEQPTSVPMITNAYNLPAKNVIHVVGPIVRNRLTAELEQELADCYTNVLNMCLENNLKSVAFCCISTGVFRFPNKRAAEIAVDTVQKWLVENPNAMERVIFNVFKEEDKKYYEEILQ
- a CDS encoding TMEM175 family protein: MKKDRLVGFFDGVIAIIMTVLVLELPKIKGTTLAAIWENRVNYFAYITTFILFVIFWDTHHMIFDKVEKINSKIVKIQMLLLFLNTLFPYITLWVSENPYSYLVECVYIFFLLGENIIYSWLCNELVKADSENIKLKKTVISLKRHKITTILQISSFIIGLFNPMLMLVIGFISLSIWYIPMPKLKKKKY
- a CDS encoding YjjG family noncanonical pyrimidine nucleotidase: MNYKLVLIDLDDTLFDYPKTEKEAFRRTFEELGFFAESELGQKKKEEIYEKIKDRYKDVNLQLWKDLEKGAVDKDRLKVVRFEKIIEEFDLKYNPYKMSELYLKKLGEGIFPFEATEKLCEYLHSKYKVGIVTNGIKEVQYPRIENSVIAKYIDKIIISDEVGVNKPDKRIFEYAINYFQIMDKAEVIMIGDSLGADIKGGQNAEIDTCWVNLRNNVNDAGIIPKYEIGNLEELFEIL
- a CDS encoding patatin-like phospholipase family protein: MIEKRKRFLFLIIFLLVNSFGFSESLKDENYFVLKNEKKDEQNLEKNKEEKEKRFLENELKMESYKNTVNNEKNLENKKSEIPFKDKKIGLVLSGGTAKGLAHIGILKVLDEEKVPVEYATGTSMGSIIAGMYSVGYTPQEIEEIATSMDWIGLFSDKIERKDKGAIRNSIEDKNSTVIPMKNFMPKLPSGVVGGKTASQRLNEIFYGALRVQDFRKFPRKFAAVATDLESGEGVMLDKGSIATAIRESLSLPSIFAPIRDEKRLYIDGGVTRNLPVQDVKVLGADYTIGVNVGDGFTKRDESKMNLIDVISDSTTIAGRQEVERQIRMLDLYMKPDLEKFESYDFSKVKELIAAGEKIARENIDEIRKLSNPELYEKLEEKRKEFRRTWSDEYNITGVVIEGNKKYKKAYFDKFLPKKLGILNRLDMEKIVNNIYQNGDFTTVYYEVKDNDLVINVQEKPSDYLTLSGNINNEDLATVNVGFQGSKILNNTNVRYSVSGTVANEYGARGKATVELGKNSKALVYSEFEYKRDIIKNQKYNNGYFDFENRKFKFGTGIGFEMYKNLLFSVGGGYQFSDVTKHENHDENVRKSFPYFEAQLDYDTRDSINFATRGVHLFSSYTLANAKKAKFNSLSAGGEINIPIGEKITITPKVAYLTSYGDDIPETYRPKMGGIRTADNSLEFAGMPADKIRGNSIFVGSLKAQYNVSKLVYLDTTYSRASISQKSYSFGNDGKESYKFGLGVKALSIPLYFGFAKVPGESWRYIINFGYLPE